In Cyprinus carpio isolate SPL01 chromosome B7, ASM1834038v1, whole genome shotgun sequence, a genomic segment contains:
- the aktip gene encoding AKT-interacting protein isoform X1 gives MNPFWSMSTNAGRKRSDGEEQVGQGEQKSSPARPSFGKKQLPSIPKNAVPITKAASPAPSTQSANGTHASYGPFYLEYSLLAEFTLVIKQKLPGIYVQPSYRSALMWFGVIFIRHGLYQDGVFKFTVYIPDNYPDGDCPRVVFDTPVFHPLVDPVSGELDVRRAFTKWRRNHNHIWQVLMYARTVFYKINTMDPLNPEAAVLYDKDIQLFKSKVVDSVKLCNSHLFDQPKIDDPYAISFSPWNPAVHEEAKEKMFAHKRRPEDYNKGLPVSGLSWVKPGSTQPFSKEDNPLQT, from the exons AGATCTGATGGTGAGGAGCAGGTTGGCCAAGGGGAGCAGAAATCCAGTCCAGCTCGTCCTTCGTTTGGTAAAAAGCAGCTTCCCTCCATCCCAAAGAATGCCGTCCCCATCACTAAAGCCGCTTCGCCGGCCCCCTCTACACAGTCTGCCAATGGCACCCATGCCTCATATGGCCCTTTTTACCTGGAGTACTCGCTGCTCGCCGAGTT CACATTGGTGATCAAGCAGAAGCTCCCTGGCATCTACGTACAGCCTTCTTACAGATCAGCACTAA TGTGGTTTGGTGTAATTTTCATTCGACATGGCTTGTACCAAGATGGTGTGTTCAAGTTCACCGTCTACATTCCTGATAACTACCCAGATGGAGACTGTCCT agggTTGTTTTCGACACCCCAGTTTTCCACCCGCTAGTGGACCCGGTCTCTGGAGAGCTGGATGTGAGGAGAGCTTTCACCAAATGGAG GCGAAACCACAATCATATCTGGCAGGTCCTTATGTACGCCCGCACAGTCTTCTATAAGATCAACACCATGGATCCACTCAACCCAGAGGCTGCAGTGCT GTATGACAAAGACATCCAGCTCTTCAAAAGCAAGGTGGTAGACAGTGTCAAGCTATGCAATAGTCACCTGTTTGATCAGCCCAAGATAGATGACCCTTATGCAATAAG CTTCTCTCCGTGGAATCCAGCGGTGCATGAAGAGGCAAAAGAGAAGATGTTTGCACATAAA CGGCGGCCAGAGGATTATAACAAAGGACTGCCGGTGTCTGGGCTGTCTTGGGTGAAACCTGGTTCCACTCAGCCCTTCAGCAAAGAAGACAACCCCCTTCAGACGTGA
- the aktip gene encoding AKT-interacting protein isoform X2, producing MNPFWSMSTNAGRKRSDGEEQVGQGEQKSSPARPSFGKKQLPSIPKNAVPITKAASPAPSTQSANGTHASYGPFYLEYSLLAEFTLVIKQKLPGIYVQPSYRSALMWFGVIFIRHGLYQDGVFKFTVYIPDNYPDGDCPRVVFDTPVFHPLVDPVSGELDVRRAFTKWRRNHNHIWQVLMYARTVFYKINTMDPLNPEAAVLYDKDIQLFKSKVVDSVKLCNSHLFDQPKIDDPYAISFSPWNPAVHEEAKEKMFAHKVSV from the exons AGATCTGATGGTGAGGAGCAGGTTGGCCAAGGGGAGCAGAAATCCAGTCCAGCTCGTCCTTCGTTTGGTAAAAAGCAGCTTCCCTCCATCCCAAAGAATGCCGTCCCCATCACTAAAGCCGCTTCGCCGGCCCCCTCTACACAGTCTGCCAATGGCACCCATGCCTCATATGGCCCTTTTTACCTGGAGTACTCGCTGCTCGCCGAGTT CACATTGGTGATCAAGCAGAAGCTCCCTGGCATCTACGTACAGCCTTCTTACAGATCAGCACTAA TGTGGTTTGGTGTAATTTTCATTCGACATGGCTTGTACCAAGATGGTGTGTTCAAGTTCACCGTCTACATTCCTGATAACTACCCAGATGGAGACTGTCCT agggTTGTTTTCGACACCCCAGTTTTCCACCCGCTAGTGGACCCGGTCTCTGGAGAGCTGGATGTGAGGAGAGCTTTCACCAAATGGAG GCGAAACCACAATCATATCTGGCAGGTCCTTATGTACGCCCGCACAGTCTTCTATAAGATCAACACCATGGATCCACTCAACCCAGAGGCTGCAGTGCT GTATGACAAAGACATCCAGCTCTTCAAAAGCAAGGTGGTAGACAGTGTCAAGCTATGCAATAGTCACCTGTTTGATCAGCCCAAGATAGATGACCCTTATGCAATAAG CTTCTCTCCGTGGAATCCAGCGGTGCATGAAGAGGCAAAAGAGAAGATGTTTGCACATAAAGTGAGTGTGTGA